TGCCACCGGCCACAGCACGGAATGGATCAGCACGAAGATCAAGCTCCCGGCGCCCAGTCCGAACCAGATCAGCGCGAGCGGCAGCAGCGCGATCGCCGGCAGCGGATTGAACATCGACGTGAGCGTCTCCAGGAAATCGTTGCCGAGCCGCGACGTGATTGCAAAAGCGGTCAGCAGACCCGCAAGCAACAGGCCCGCGACATAGCCCTGAAGCAGAAGCCTGATCGAGAACCATGCCCGATCGAGCAGCTGCCCTTTCACCATGCCTTCGTAAAAAGCGGTGACGGTGTCGCTGAATGTCGGGAAGAGCAGGGGATTGTCGAGAATGCGTGCGTAGACTTCCCAGAGCGCTGCCAGAAGAAAGAGCAACACCGCTTTGCGGATCGCGCCCTGGCTGTAGATACGCTCCCACGCGCCCAGCGGCTTCTCGACCACGCCGAAACCCGCGGCTTGCACGTCCCGCACGAACTCGGGCCTCTCGATCGCGACTTCATTCGCCATGGCCGCCCTCCTCGTCTTCGATCCCGTCTGCGAACAGCAGCTCGTGGATGTATTCGGACAGCCTCCCATGACCGGCACGCGCGCCGTCGGTCCCGTCGCTGTTCAACTCCGCCTTCACGCGCCCCGGATGCGGCGTCATGAGCAGGATGCGATTGGCAACGAGCACCGCTTCCGGTATCGAGTGCGTCACGAAGAGAACGGTGAAGCGCGTCTCGTCCCACAGCTGGAGGAGCTCTTCCTGCATCTTGCGGCGCGTCAGCGCGTCGAGCGCGGCAAAGGGCTCGTCCATGAGCAGGATGTCCGGCTCCATCGCCATGCCGCGCGCGATCGCCACGCGCTGCTTCATGCCGCCCGAAAGCGTGTGCGGATACGCGCCGGCGAACTTGCCGAGCTTCACTTTGTCGATGTAGTGCATGGCCCTCCCCGCGGCCTCGCGTCCGTGAAGCCTGCCGCTCGCGGTGAGCGCGAACATGACGTTTTCCTTCACGGTCTTCCACGGCAGGAGCTGGTCGAACTCCTGGAACACCATGACGCGGTCGGCGCCGGGTCGGGTAATTGTCTGACCGTTCAACCGCATCGAGCCTTCAACCGGGCGCATGTAGCCACCCGCGGCCTTGAGCAGCGTCGACTTGCCGCAGC
This window of the Betaproteobacteria bacterium genome carries:
- a CDS encoding ATP-binding cassette domain-containing protein, which produces MGVTDEPGPLLEVRGVTLQYKTRDHLITATYRVDFDVYKSDRFVILGPSGCGKSTLLKAAGGYMRPVEGSMRLNGQTITRPGADRVMVFQEFDQLLPWKTVKENVMFALTASGRLHGREAAGRAMHYIDKVKLGKFAGAYPHTLSGGMKQRVAIARGMAMEPDILLMDEPFAALDALTRRKMQEELLQLWDETRFTVLFVTHSIPEAVLVANRILLMTPHPGRVKAELNSDGTDGARAGHGRLSEYIHELLFADGIEDEEGGHGE
- a CDS encoding ABC transporter permease subunit, yielding MANEVAIERPEFVRDVQAAGFGVVEKPLGAWERIYSQGAIRKAVLLFLLAALWEVYARILDNPLLFPTFSDTVTAFYEGMVKGQLLDRAWFSIRLLLQGYVAGLLLAGLLTAFAITSRLGNDFLETLTSMFNPLPAIALLPLALIWFGLGAGSLIFVLIHSVLWPVALNTHSGFLSVSQTMRMVGRNYGLSGPRYVLKILIPAAFPSILTGMKIGWAFAWRTLIAAELVFGVSSGSGGLGWFIYENKNQLDIPNVFAGLFTVILIGLAVENIIFRSVEVRTLRKWGMQA